The Brassica napus cultivar Da-Ae chromosome C7, Da-Ae, whole genome shotgun sequence genome has a segment encoding these proteins:
- the BNAC07G25350D gene encoding uncharacterized protein At3g28850, producing MGCTSSKHRKRCHHCRQGYCPVNMRQIQSVHHPSQHSDDSCHMVALSSTSLGSLKLCDSSDFSGNLVPAADESREKRRVSVNGFVHRERSEKEKLSSEMQAKLMEAKVWSSMMNEKIPKIVPKTPILTPPGEPETINTWEMMDGLEDSVSPNHVRSFSFDTASGHGGCERPKLNGDVKPLWLQLEEEGLDDFDDFDPEIISSFRRSLQELPSEHPFNISIHDLKLRPQFKLSDEEEEEEEATGKDKVILYFTSLRGIRKTYEDSCGVRSILKSIGVRVDERDVSMHSGFKEELKELLGGKFKNGVGVTLPRVFLGKKLLGGAEEIRKLNEEGKLEKLLQGCERVEENKNCNGQECEACGDVRFVPCETCSGSCKVYYELEDDDDESVKEEREYGFQKCLDCNENGLIRCPICCD from the coding sequence ATGGGCTGTACGAGCTCGAAGCACCGTAAGCGATGCCACCACTGTCGGCAAGGATATTGTCCGGTGAACATGCGTCAAATCCAATCAGTGCACCACCCATCTCAACACTCCGACGACAGCTGCCACATGGTTGCTCTCAGCTCCACCAGCCTCGGCTCTCTCAAGCTCTGCGACTCCTCTGACTTCAGCGGGAACCTTGTCCCCGCCGCCGACGAATCTCGAGAGAAACGACGAGTCTCCGTAAATGGGTTTGTTCACAGAGAGAGGTCGGAGAAGGAGAAGTTGAGTTCGGAGATGCAGGCTAAGCTTATGGAAGCTAAAGTATGGTCAAGCATGATGAACGAGAAGATCCCAAAGATCGTCCCCAAGACTCCCATCTTGACGCCTCCTGGAGAGCCGGAGACGATCAACACGTGGGAGATGATGGATGGTCTTGAAGATTCTGTGAGTCCTAACCACGTTAGGAGCTTCTCGTTTGATACTGCTAGTGGTCATGGTGGTTGTGAACGTCCCAAGTTGAATGGTGATGTAAAGCCATTGTGGCTTCAGTTGGAGGAAGAAGGGCTTGACGACTTTGACGATTTCGATCCTGAGATCATTTCTTCATTCAGGAGGTCTCTCCAGGAACTTCCTTCTGAACATCCTTTTAACATTTCGATTCATGACTTGAAACTGAGACCACAGTTTAAGTTatctgatgaagaagaagaagaagaggaagctaCTGGTAAAGACAAGGTGATACTCTACTTCACAAGCCTTAGAGGTATAAGGAAGACATATGAAGATAGCTGTGGTGTCAGAAGTATACTAAAAAGTATTGGAGTTAGAGTGGATGAGCGAGATGTGTCGATGCATTCGGGTTTCAAGGAAGAGCTTAAGGAGCTGCTAGGGGGTAAATTCAAAAATGGCGTTGGGGTTACCTTACCTAGAGTTTTCTTGGGGAAGAAGTTACTCGGAGGAGCAGAGGAGATTCGGAAGTTGAATGAAGAAGGGAAGCTTGAGAAGCTTCTACAAGGCTGCGAGAGGGTGGAAGAAAACAAGAACTGTAATGGGCAAGAATGTGAGGCTTGTGGAGATGTAAGGTTTGTGCCTTGTGAGACATGTTCAGGGAGCTGCAAAGTGTACTatgaacttgaagatgatgatgatgaaagtgTAAAGGAAGAAAGAGAGTATGGGTTTCAGAAATGTCTTGATTGTAATGAGAATGGACTCATCAGATGTCCTATTTGTTGTGATTAG